One Argentina anserina chromosome 6, drPotAnse1.1, whole genome shotgun sequence genomic window, CTATTAGTTACAAAACAAGATCAAAACCAAATGACAACTTCAATGGAGTTGCTTTATGAAGGCACTGTTTATGAAACTCGTCTCAGGTCACAAAATCTTAGATTCGGTCCTGACTGTGGCAGTAGTCTTGTTGCATTATTGACTAATCTTGTTGTAAAAAGGGAGATTCACGACTAGTCACTGCCAAGAACACTAGTAataaatcatagaaaacatcTCTATGATATTTTTGCCGCTgatttttctgaaatttttatgaatatatatgttgGTTTATTACCACAATTTGAGCTTTTGATTTGGAGGCCTAAACTAGTCCATTAATTTGTTAACTGATGATAATTTATTAATCTTTGATTTCTCAGAATTATGTAACGTTTTGCCTAAATCAACATCACATGTAAAGTCTTTACATATGTGATCCGTCTAAATCTGATTTCTTAAATTTTAAGGGCCGGCCATGAATTAAattcaaaacatatataaGTAATTAGATCATTGCCACCAGGTTTTTGTGAAAGAAAAACCATATGTTATATGCTAGATTAATTAAGCCCACAGAAATAAATCATCCATCGACATTATGAATATGTCCAATTGATTATTGATGAAATAAAATCCCACTActctctcttcttcattgGATTCTTGCAACAACTTCTAACTGCAGCCACAATTGTTATTTCTTCCACCACCAACCCTTCTGAATGCCTCAACTTAAAAAATCATCAGATAATTTGGTCCTGACActtgttattatttttcaagaaATATCTACCCTTAGCTATTATTATGACCTTTCTTTATACACTCAAACTATAAACCTAGCTACCTAGCCAGCCCATTATGTTTCCAACTTGCCTATTTAGATCCTCATATATCTTTTGCTCTTGTGGTTCCTTTACATAATTATACATGGCAAATTTACCACCACACTGTCTTGATagatttttattcttttgcttatgAGAATTCGAAAGTTTACTTGGCCAAGAGGAAGTTAACTTGTGAGAAATTGATATGTACCGTACTTTGAACTGAAGTGCTCGAAAGGAATATCAACATTAATCTTGCACCTTGCACCTACCCAAACACCCGATCATACACCACGTCTATAACTATATATGGTTGAGGACTTCAGGGGCTAAAAATGTCgtgcgagagagagagagagagagagagagagagagagagagagagagagagagagaagaagaagaaggagttGTTAAATACTCAATCTAAGATTATCTGGTAAGATTAATCACATATGATTCAACCAAGCTTATTCTTTACCTATTCTACTGGCTTTACAAGCTTAATCTTACCTATTCTACTCATGTATGTCGAATATTGACTAGTTACCGCTGACATCGAATAAGTGAATCCGTAGTTTATGGCATCCTAACCAATATGACACTGAGGAACATTCAAAATTCTAATTAAGCTACGATGAAACTGGCATCTCTGAAAATTAGTGCGTGTGCGGTAAAATTCTAAATCATTTTACCTAAAATTTAACATTATTGTTTGTAAGATGTTAATTAGGGTCTAACTTTGTGGCCATAATCAGAGTTGCGTGTTAACGACATTTATTAAGAGCCTTGTGGATTAGTAGATTTATGGTCAAGAACCCTAGCTAGTCGATATCCGCTGCTTCCGAATTTAAAACGCGATTAGGTGAAACGTTGttttccaaaaacaaaaataaatggaAGATCACTATGAGCGCTTACAAGTAACAACCATGGAACGATCCACGGATCCAGAGCTCCTAGATTACTTTAAACCACTAACTACTTAAATGGAAATCATGACCATGATCCACCGATTTCAAAGTCTTGAATTTTATACTGTTTCTAACTTCCAATGGTGCTAAGAAACACCACAAAAAAGTGACCATGATTTTGCAAAGattaaaaaaccaaaaactaaaattaCAAAGCTAATTCATAATTCTTcgtcggaaaaaaaaactaattgaTAAGATCCAAATCTAATTGACTAATCAGCTACTACCATCGACACTCCACGCTTGTTCGTTCTACTGCAATGTGCCAAACCTCAACACTCCGCCCAGCCCTCCTCTAGCTCAGCCCTCCCTGATCTCCTCACTCTCAGTTCCCTAACAAGCTTCGCATCAACGGCCAGTATCAATTTCGCCGGCACTCCTGATATCTCCTCCACCCTTCTCAGATTCTTACTCGTCGACACCGCCGTGTCCCCTCTAAGCCTCAGCCCGAACCAAAACGACGCCGCGAGCGACACTCTCATCGGCACCCCCGGAAACCGCGCAAAACAAAACCTTAAAGTATGAGAAGCCGAAGATACCGCCACGGCGGAGTCACCACTGCTCATCCCATGCTTCTTGCACCAATTCACGAAAGTACCCTCCTCTCTGGCGTCCACACTCGTCGTCGACGCAGCTCTTCTCCTCTTCGTAAACCTTTTTGTGAATCTCGCCGGTACGTATGAGTCCTTCCCGGAGACTTCGGTCACTGAGCTCCCGGATCTCCGCAGACAGACGTTTGCTGTCGTCGTCGTCGCCGTCGCGGCTAAAGACTCCGTGCTGGAGTTGCATGCAGAGCAAGCCGAATCAAGAGACGACGACGATGACCAATCATCGTCGACTCCGGAGAAGTCCTCCTCCGGGGAGCAGGACGAGCAAAGCCAGTTACCACTGGGGACACTCTCACCGCATATGGGGTCTCCGGCGAGGGCTTTGC contains:
- the LOC126799701 gene encoding B-box zinc finger protein 32-like, which gives rise to MKGHPMCELCDQRAALYCPSDSAFLCICCDSRVHSANFLVARHFRQPLCSNCKALAGDPICGESVPSGNWLCSSCSPEEDFSGVDDDWSSSSSLDSACSACNSSTESLAATATTTTANVCLRRSGSSVTEVSGKDSYVPARFTKRFTKRRRAASTTSVDAREEGTFVNWCKKHGMSSGDSAVAVSSASHTLRFCFARFPGVPMRVSLAASFWFGLRLRGDTAVSTSKNLRRVEEISGVPAKLILAVDAKLVRELRVRRSGRAELEEGWAEC